TTGTACAGAATATTTTCCCAGCCCTGTTAAAGAATGTATGCAGCAAGCCATAGGGAAAGCTCCCTTTGATTGTACTGCAGTGAGGTAGTGCAGTGTCTTTCGTCAGGTCTGGGCCACTCTTAATTTATCTTATACGTGTCTTTTATTTCAGCCCTTGTTGCTTGTCCAGAGCTGACAGATGGGCCAGAAATATGAGCGCCTAAATCtgtttaaaaaattgtatttattttgaaacctGATCCATCTCATGCTTTTGGTAGaatccccatgcagcttcctggccGTGCACTTTGAAGATTGGCCCATCCTGAGAGATCACGACTGCCTACCCTTGTGGCAGCACAAAGCGCTTTGACTGAGGCTTTCTAGAAGGTGTGTCCCATCCCTTAAAAGGATCTGCAGTAGCAGGCGCTGGCAAAGAGGCCACAAATCCTTGGACAGCCATTGCCCATTATAGGGCATAgctgagctaggtgaaccaatgctctgactaGGTAGAAAAGATGGTTTTAAAATTCAACCCACTCACTCATCGCTGCTCTTTTGCTTTGGTCCTTCCCTATGAAGGGAGCAACCTTTTTTCCTGGAGTGATGGGAAATCCCAGAGTTTGCTTGGACTTGCTCAACTCGTAAATATCCCTGTATATTCGTACTGTGTATCAGATGCCCCAATGCAGATGAATTTGCAGCACCCACCCACACCAAATCCCCCACGTGGTTGTGCAGTGGCAGCCACTTTCCCTGCAGGCACTGCTCACATTTCTGGCACAGGGTGGGGTTGGGCAGGCTCTTCTACTGGAAACAGAAGCACAaggagggtggggcaggaagggggaggggacatCTGGGAAGCAAAGTTCCTCCCAGCACTTCCTCCATGGTGGAACCCTAACTTCCCGGACGTCTCCATGCCCCTTCTGGGGATCTCCCCATACTTTCTTTACAGGAGaatactccccccccacacacacacacaccatgccttGAGGAACTGCACGGAAATGCCCATGCTGGGAACTGCCACTTCCAGGTTGCAGCCAGGGTGGTGGAGTGTGCCTTCGATTCATTGGCATTGGGGCGTCTTGATGCATAGCCCTACTCCATATGAGCGGAAGCacatggggggaggggctcccctTTCATTCTGCACCCCATTTGCATCACTCCCCACCACTCCTGAGGGCTGGGGGACCGTCCAGTGCATGCATAAAAGTGCTTTTTCTTCTTTATATTAGCTGATGGCAACTGGCTCAGCCAACTTGCTAAGTCTCCATGTCCTTAATGGGGAAATTCAATCTACATATTTGTGATAATAATAACAGCCagtgaagaggaagagaaggaaaaaccAGAGGCGCAGAGtcaccatcaccacctccacTGCTTTTCAAGGTGGAGATAGGACTGGACAAGATCCCAGCCTGAAACCCTGCAAAACTATTCTCAATcagaggagacaatactgagttaaatggaccaatagtctgaccgAGTAGAAGACAACTTCCTATCTACCTGTGTCAGCTGGAACTGGCCCCTCCCAACTcacattataggaacataggaagctgccatatactgagtcagaccattggtctatctagctcagttttttgtcttcacaggctggcagcggcttctccaaagttgcaggcaggaatctctctcggccctatcttggagatgctgccagggagggaacttggaacctagatgctcttcccagagctgctccatcccctgaggggaatatcttatagtgctcacacctagtctccctttcatatgcaaccagggtggaccctgcttagctaaggggacaagtcatgcttgctaccacaagaccagctctcctctcctaattgtGGTGACAATTTGCTATTGATTGGTTTTATGGAAGCCGCTCTAAGAGCCTTGACCTCTGGAGGGCAGGGTAAAAATAAACAACACAAACCAAACATCCCTTCACTCAAATGTGGGTGATCCTGAGCCCAGATCTTCTGCACCCCACGGAGTGATCCTCCAGAACCATCAAGTGAGATAGCAGCAAGAATTCCCAATTTGTCTACACGTGGAAAACAGATAGCTGTTAGGACACATTCTCTTGAAAAGTAGGTTGTAATGCGGAATACAGGCTATTTTAACATCAAATCTACAGTTTAATCCATATGTAGACATTACATTTAAATTCTATGTACCAATACATTTTAAATTTCTAGCCAGCCCCACTCACTTGGGAATGATAAGTATGTTAAAAGCAAGGTATGTCGAacgtttgggtttgtttttttggggggggggacatgctaCAGTCAAATATTCCACTCCATTGTAATGCAGTGGGTTCTAAAGTTATTTTTGAAAATCAAGAGTGAGCAAAAAAGGtagaaaaatatttcatattcTTAAGTATGAGCAATGTTCTGTTGAAGAAATGCCATCCCAATCTTGGGTACCAACCATGTGCAAAAGCTGCTGAAGAAACATTTCAAATGCCTGTCATTACATTTCAGAACCGCTCATGCCTGTGACTCACCCGAGGTTTCCAACACGGtgtttaaaagaagaaaaggatgaaTGAACTAAAGCAACTTTTGGGTGAAAAATGAGACATCATCTTGAACGATGCTGGAAACAGCAGTGAAACAGCTAGCTCCTGTCTCCTCTCCTCTTACATGCAATGGGACATGCTTTGTGTGGTGTCATCATCATATTCTGGCTTTTCTCTGATTCTCATCATGGGCAGCCCCCAATGtggagaggggttgtgaggaTACAATGAGTGGTGTCACTGTAACGTGGCAGGTATGGCTGTCACCAACCACTGGCTCCTGGAGCACGTGCGGGAGCCCAACCTTTGGTTTTGGAAGGACTATGTCAACACTGGACATGTCATCCAAACCTGCCAGTGTttgcatattctaccctacttacAGTCCTGAACCCAACATTGGTATCCGACTTCATATGTAGGTTACAGATGATGAGTTCAGAATAGTAACTAGGGTAGAATATACAGCCATTGGAGGGTTCAAATGACATACCCAATACTGGCATAGTCCTCCCGACACTGGAAGTCGGGCTCCCGTGCATGCTTCAAGAACCGGTGGTTCATGGCAACCATACTTGCCGCATAATGTGTGATGCCACCTGTAGAAAGGTGGCCCTTCAGAAGATGGGCAAGTCCTAATAGACAGAGGAGTGTATAGCCGCTGTTTTGACACTGGGTGCACCTTTTGTGTAAAATCTAGTTTGGGCCTCATCAAGTTTTCTGACCACTAGTGTGCTAGAAGCTGGCATGGAACATCTGGTCCAAAGACAAGCTATTTCAagactctgaggtcatttccacaatcaaaaattgtgttctatccgggtttgggagctgtgtgtgctcaaatatttggatgtgtggaagcaaggtaagaggaaaacctgggcagaagtgattgtgtggaagcaaggcagaggaaaacctaggtagcttttcctcctactttgcttccacacaatcacttctacccaggttttcctcctaccttgctttcacacaaccaaaaactgggagcacacacaactcccaaccctgaatagaacacagttttcagttGTGGGAATGAGCACTCTGACTATGGTGTGGATCTTTCTAGACATAAGCACTATGCATTCCTCAACCATCAAAGCTAATCCAAGTTTTTCCAATCTCAAGAAGTAGAATAGGCTTCTCATTCTTGCCTAAAATCCAACTATCTACAATTTGCATCTCTGTGTGAATCTTCTGATGCATACAAAGAATTTAGTGCAAGGATGGCATCTTTTCTCACACCCCAAAGATTTCCTGTGCACATTCTGATGCACTACGTAAGCATTGGGCTGTATCTGAAACTTTGTCCTGCATCCAAGCATTCAAAGGCTTTCTCCCCTGTGTGCGTTCTGTTGTGTTTAACAAGGGACTTTTTATCAATGAAGCTTTTGTCGCACAcggagcactgatatggtttctccccggtGTGGATTCTCATGTGAGAAACGAGGTTCCCTTTCTGGcggaagcttttcccacagcctgagcatttgtatggtttctctccagtatgaacCCTCTTATGATTGACGAGCAGAGAGCTAGtattgaagcttttcccacactcagaACATTTgtaaggtttttctcctgtgtgggttctcatGTGTTTAGTTAGGGACGATTTAACCCGGAAGCCTTTCCCACAGACGCTGCACTGGTAGGGTTTCTCCCCGGTGTGGGTTCTCTTATGTGTAATAAGGTTGGATTTCGAATTGAAGCTTTGGCCACAGTcggagcatgtatatggtttctcccctgtgtgtaaGCGCTTATGTTCTATAAACTGAAAGCTGGTGctaaagctcttcccacaatcgGTACATTCGTacggtttttctcctgtgtgggttctcacATGTGAGACCAGGTTTCCCTTATTTACAAAACTTTTGCTACAGACTGAGCACCTGTATGGCTTTTCTCCCGTGTGGGTTCTCACGTGCATCATCAGGGAAGTGCAGTGAGAAAAGCTTTTGCCGCACTGGGAGCATTTGtagggcttctccccagtgtgaatcCGCATGTGAGAAACAAGGTTTCCTTTCTGGCTAAAGCTCTTCCCACAGTCGgtgcactgatatggtttctctccagtgtgggtcctCTCGTGCGTCACCAGGTGAGACTTCTTACTGAAGCTCTGCCCGCATTCGGAGCATCCATAGGGGTTCTCTGCTGTGTGGATTCTCTTATGGGCAGTAAGGTTGGATTTCAAATGGAAGCTTTGGCCACAGTCAgaacatgtatatggtttctctgctGTATGCACCCTTATATGATCAAGAAACTCATAACTATTGCTAAAGCTTTTCCCACAATCTGCGCATTTGTATGGTTTATCTCCAATGTGGGTTTTCTCATGTGCGACCAAGTGGAGTCTCTGGGGAAATGTTTCCCAACAATGTGAGCATTGATAAGGATTTCCCTCTGCTGGCACGTCACTGGCCTCTCCAAAGTCAGCACCTGTGCTGTCTACCTTACTCCCAAGAAGTTCCTCTTGGAAGGTACTTTCATTTAAGCTGCTATCACCTTCTTtgggaagaagagcttcttctgtcGCCTTCTCGGGATGTTCCTCTCGGCCCTGTGGATTTCCTGGCATCTCTTCCCACCCAGGACATGGAAAAAATCTCCCTTTGTCTTTTTTTGGATGCTAATCTATCAGAGTTCTCTTGCTCACACCTTTCTGGCTGATGGTTTTCTTCTTTGTTGTTCTGTACTTGGTCACCTGGAGCAAagaacagaatttttttttaatcgttTTTTCACAATGGTAGGAAATATAGGGCTCCAGCATATTCAAACAATGACAGAAATATGAATACTGAGCCTAAAAGTAGTAAAAAAAGGTGGTAAAACAATATTCAACAACCCACCCCTAAACATGTTATAGAAACAGAATGCCCTCAAGCCACACTATGGGATTTGTACCCAAATGGTTTGTGTGAACTGTAAATATTGCAGAACATGTAGAGAAGCAGTTCAGACAAACCGCAC
Above is a window of Hemicordylus capensis ecotype Gifberg chromosome 2, rHemCap1.1.pri, whole genome shotgun sequence DNA encoding:
- the LOC128343108 gene encoding zinc finger protein OZF-like gives rise to the protein MPGNPQGREEHPEKATEEALLPKEGDSSLNESTFQEELLGSKVDSTGADFGEASDVPAEGNPYQCSHCWETFPQRLHLVAHEKTHIGDKPYKCADCGKSFSNSYEFLDHIRVHTAEKPYTCSDCGQSFHLKSNLTAHKRIHTAENPYGCSECGQSFSKKSHLVTHERTHTGEKPYQCTDCGKSFSQKGNLVSHMRIHTGEKPYKCSQCGKSFSHCTSLMMHVRTHTGEKPYRCSVCSKSFVNKGNLVSHVRTHTGEKPYECTDCGKSFSTSFQFIEHKRLHTGEKPYTCSDCGQSFNSKSNLITHKRTHTGEKPYQCSVCGKGFRVKSSLTKHMRTHTGEKPYKCSECGKSFNTSSLLVNHKRVHTGEKPYKCSGCGKSFRQKGNLVSHMRIHTGEKPYQCSVCDKSFIDKKSLVKHNRTHTGEKAFECLDAGQSFRYSPMLT